The Deinococcus sp. KSM4-11 sequence AGCCCCCACTTGTTCGGACTTCGGGCCGAGCTTACCCTATTTCTTAAATCTTTTAAATAACCCGGTGACCCTCATTGGCTCGCCGGGAACGGAGGACTCACGGTGACCCAGCCCAAAGATGATTCCACCCCCGCCGCCCCGCTCACCATCCATCTGGTGGGCCACGCCCACATCGACCCGGTGTGGCTGTGGGACTGGCGCGAGGGCGTCGAGACAGTTCGCGCGACCGTCCGCAGCGCCCTGGATCGCCTGACCGAGAACCCCGATATGGTGTTCGCCCACTCCAGCGCCGCGCAGTACGCGTGGCTGGAGCGCTTCCCGGATCTCCTGGCCGAGGTGCGCGCGGCGGTGGCGCGCGGCCAGTGGGAACCGGTTGGCGGGTGGTGGGTCGAGCCCGATGCCAACCTGCCGCACGGCGAGTCCTTTGCCCGGCAGGCGCTGTACGGCCAGCGCACCCTGGAACGGCTGGTGGGGCGGCGGGCGACGGTCGGCTTCCTGCCGGACTCCTTCGGCCATCCCGCCACGCTGCCGCAACTGCTCGCCCTGTCGGGGCTCACATCGTTCGTGTTCATGCGGCCCTCGGCGAACGAACTGGAATTGCCGCAGAACCTGTTCCGCTGGGTCGGCCCCGACGGCACGTCGCTGCCATGCGTGCGCATCGAGGCGTACTCCTCTAACCCACAGCACGTCCAGAGCAGCCTGGAGCGCAACCTGCGCTGGCACCCGCCGGGCGCGCGCCACTGGCTGGGCCTGTACGGGGTGGGCAACCACGGCGGCGGCCCCACCAAGCGCGCCATCGCCAACCTGCGCGCCCTGCACGCCGATCCCGCGTGGCCGGCGCTGACGATGGACTCCTTCGAGCACTTCTTCGACCTCGTGCGCCAGGAGGAAGTCCAGCCAGGCGGGGTGCTGCCGGTGTACACCGGCGAACTGCAGCACCATGCGCGCGGCTGTTACGCCGCCGTCAGCGAGATCAAGTGGCTTAACCGCGAGGCTGAGCGCCGCCTCATTGCCGCCGAGCGCATGGCGGTTCTGGCGGGGCAGGTCGGGCACGCGTATCCACAGGCCGCGCTGACCCGCGCGTGGGAACGCGTGCTGTTCAACCAGTTCCATGACGTCCTGGCGGGCAGTTCCATCACGCGGGCCTACGACGCGGCGCGCGCTCAGCTCGGTGAGGCGCTCGCGGTGGCCGACGAGGCGGAATTCTTCGCCATGCAGGCCATCGCCGCGCGGATCGACACCCGCCGGGGCGGCGCGGACGTGGACGAGGTGATCCGGTCGGTGCGTTGGGACGGCCCCACGTGGGTAAGCGACTACGGCGACGGCGTGCCGGTCGTGGTGTTCAACCCCGGCGCGAGGCCCTGGAAGGAACTGGCCGAAGTTGAGGTCAACGACTGGCACACCGATGACCTGACGGTCACGGACGACACCGGCCAGGAGGTCGCGTACCAGCGGCTTGACCCCGAGAGCGTGAGTGGCGGGCGCCCGCGCGTGGCCTTCCTGGCCGATATACCCGCTGGTGGCTACCGGCTCTACCGGATCTCGGCCGAGCCGTCCGCGCCAGTCGTGGACGCCGGCCTGAGCGTCACCGAGTATGCCTCCGGAACCATCACGCTGGAAAACGCCCTCCTGCGCGTGGAGATCTCGGCCCGCAGCGGCGCCCTCAGCCGCGTGGTGGACAGGGCCCGCGACCTGGAACTGCTCGCCGGCCCAGGCGGGGCGGTGCAGGTCGTGTACGACGGCAGCGACACATGGGGCCACGGCATGACCTCGCTGCGCGGACTGGTGGGCGTCTTTGGCGGCGCCGAGCTGCGCGTGGTAGAGCGCGGACCGCTGCGCGCCACGGTGCGCGTGACCACCCGCTGGGGCGCATCCAGATCCGTGCAGGACTACACCCTGGAGGCCCACAGCGCCGAGGTGCGTGGCCGGCTGGTGCTGGACTGGCAGGAGCCGCACCACGCCGCCCAGCTCAGCTTTCCGCTGGCGCTGGGCGGCGTGAAGGCCACCTTTGAGGTGCCCTACGGCCACGTGGAGCGCCCCGCTGACGGCCAGGAGGAGCCGGTCGGCCGCTGGCTGGACGTCAGCGGCGTGGTGAGGAACGCGCGTGGCCGCGCCTACCCCGCCGGCGCGGCGCTGCTGAGCGACTCCAAGGCGTCCGCGAGCGTGCTGGGCGGCGACCTGCGGCTGACGCTGGCCCGCTCACCGATCTACGCGCACCACGATCCGGCCCGGCCCGATCCGGAGCGCGACCATGATCACATCGACCAGGGCCGGCTGGAGACGCGCTGGGTGCTGTGTCCGCATGGCGGAGACTGGCGCGCGGCGGGCATTCCCGAAAGGGCCGAGCACGTGGGCCTCCCGCTGCCGCTCACCCGAGAGTATGTCCACGCAGGCGACCTGCCGCCCCGGCACAGCCTGCTGCGGCTCGACGGCCTGGACGGCGCGACCGTGACCGCCGTGAAACGCGCCGAGGACGGGGACGCCCTGATCATCCGCGTGCACGAGTGGGCCGGGCGCGGCGCGGAGGGCATGTTGTACTGGGGCGGGGCGGCCGTCCCCGTCGGGGTGCGCGCGCACCAGATCCTCAGCCTGCGCGTGGAGGCGGACGGCCGCGTGCAGGCGGTGAACTTCCTGGAGGAACCGCTGGGTGGAGCGCCGTGAGGCCGGTGGCCCGCGTGGTGATCTCGGGGGCGGGGGGCATGGTCTTCCCCCTGACCCTGGCGGCGGACTTCCTGGCGCTGCTGGCGCCGCTCGGGGCTGAACTCGTGCTGCACGATCCGGATGTGGAACGCGCCGCACGCACCGCCACCGCCGTGCGCGGGCTGGCCGATCACCACGGCCGCGCCCTGCGCCTGAGTGTCACGGCCGTCCGGCGCGAGGCCCTGCGCGGGGCCACCCACGTGCTGCTCACCTTCCAGGTGGGTGGCCTGGACGCCTACCGCATGGACATCGGCATCCCGCGCCGCTATGGGGTGGACTGCCCGGCGGGCGACACGCTCGGCCCCGGCGGCATCTTCCGCTTCCTGCGCAGCACGTCAGCCTTCGACGCGCTCGCCGCCGACGTGCGGGACGTGTGCCCGGACGCCCTGGTGCTGAACTACACCAACCCCATGGCGATGAACGTCTTGTATCTGCACGCGCTGGGCGTGCGGGCCCTGGGTCTGTGCCACTCCATTCCGCACACGGCGGCGCTGCTGGAAGACGTGCTGGACGTGCCGAGCGGCGAGCTGACGTACCGCGCGGCCGGCATCAACCATCAGGCATGGTTCCTCACGCTGGGGTACCGCGGCCACGACCTGCACGACCGATTGCGGGACACACTGCGGCGGCGCTTCCTGCCGGAGCACGGCGGGCACACCCCGTGGACCGAGGGCCACGCCACCTATGTGGGGGGCCAGGAACGCGTGCGCGCTGAGCTGATGGAGACCTTCGGGCACTTCCTGAGCGAGTCGAGCCACCACGTCTCGGAATACGTGCCGTACTTCCGCCGCACGCCGGAGGCTGTCCGGGCCGTCTTGCCGCGCCGCTGGGACTATCTGCGATCCGTCGAGGCAGGACTCGGCCACGAGCAGGCCACGCTGGACGCGGCCGTGGCCGCCCGCCACCCGCGCCTGGAGCCGTCGGCCGAGTACGGCATGCGGATCGTGGCGGCGACGGTGGGCGGCGCTCCGCAGGACGTCTACGTCAACGTCATCAACGCGGGCCTGATCGCCAACCTGCCGGCCGACGCGTGCGTGGAGGTGCCCGCCGTGGCCGACACGGCGGGCGTGACGCCGCAGCCGGTGGGCCGCCTGCCCGCGGCGTGCGCCGGTCTGAACCTCACGAACGTCGCGGTGCAGCTCTGCGCCGTCGAGGCCGCCGTGCAGCGCGATCCCACCCTGATCGAGGCCGCCGTCGCGCTCGATCCCCTGACTGCCAGTGTCCTTGACCTGCGCGACATCCGCCGCATGACCCGGGATCTCATCGGAGCGCAGCGGCCATGGTTGCCTGCGTGGGCGGACGGCACGGTCTGAGCGCCCGGCCAGGCGGCCCGTCCCTGACGTCGGCCATTCTCAGGATTGGGCGTGCAGGAACTGCTCCACCTCATCCATCGTCGGGGCGTGGGCGCCCGGCCGAGTGCATGCGAGCGCTCCGCACGCCAGCGCGAATTGGAGGGCCTGTGCCGGTGCAACGTCTGGCCCGGCCAGCGTGCCCGCCAGCCAGCCGGCCGCGCAGGCGTCGCCGGCACCCACCGTGTCCGCAACGGTCACAGCGTAGCCAGGGTGGTGCCACTCGCCCTGCGGCGTGAACAGCCGCGCGCCCGCCGCGCCCAGGGTGAGCAGCACGTGCATGCGTGGATGGGCACGGCGCAGCGCGGTCACGCCGTCCTCGACCGTCTGTCCGGGCAGCAGGCCCAGGATGTCCTCATGTGAGACCTTCAGGTGGGTGGTGTGGGGCAGGTAGGCCCATAGGGCGCGCCGGCCCTCCTCGGCGTAGGTCGGGCGGAAGTTGGGGTCGTAGAGGACGGTCAATCCACGCCACGCGGCCTCCTGCGCGCAGTCGAGAAAGGCGGGCGCGGCTGGCTCACGCAGCAGCGTTACCCCGCCGAAATACGCGGCGTGCGCGTCGACCCACGCGTTCGTCGACACGCCCGCGAAGGCGCTGTCCGCTCCGCCCTGCGCGTAGAAAGCGTAGCGGCTCGGCTGGTCGTCGACGCCCTTGTGAACCACCGAAAGGGCCGTGGGCGCGTCCACGCGGGAAGCGGAGGTCATGTCCAGCCCAGCCGCCTCGCCCAGCGCGCTCAGGCGCTCGGCGAATGGATCACTGCCCAGGCTGCCCGCAAAGGCCACGCCCTCGCCCAGCGCCGCCAGCCCCAGCGCGACGTTCCACGCGCTGCCACCTGGCCGAGCCTGCCACGCGTCGCCAGCCGGCACGAAGTCCATCAGAACACCACCGAAGACCATGGTGTGGCTCACCGCGCGGCCTTCCCGCGGACGGACTCGTCCTCAGCTCCAGACTCCTCGTCCGGCGGCGGACGCACGGTCACTGGGCGCACCTGCACGGCGGCAAGGGTCAGCAGCAGACTGATGAGCACCAGCACGCCTGGCGTGCGGAACGAGCGGCCGACGAGGTACAGCGCCAGCGGAATCACGACGAAGGCGTGGGCGGCCACAGGCCGGCGGATCACGACCACGGCGGCTGCCCGCAAGGCCCGCCCGAACGTCAGGCCGCGCACGGCCAGTGCATCCAGCAGGAAGGGCTGCAGCGCGATGAACAGCCACGTGAGGTACGCCCACAACAGCCACACGGCATACACTCCGAGCTGCGCGGCGCCCTGATGGCCCAGCACGCGGGGCCAGAACGTCAGGTTGGCCCACGCGAGGTACGCGAAGACGCCCACTGACACGCTCCACAGCGTTCCTGTCCACAGGACAGCCCGCAGTCGGGTGCCCAGGGTGCGCCATGTCGGGTGCCGGTCGTCGCGCAGCGCGGCGAGGTGGCCGAATACGGTGACGGTCATCGGGCCGAGCAGCACGACCGTGACTGCCCCGGCGATCCACAGCACGTTCAGGCCGACCAGGGTGGGCAGGTTCGTCCACGCCAGCCAGCCGCCCTCACGCAGGACGCGCGGTATCCCGGCGGGCGTCTGCGGCGGCCCGGTCACCTCAACCACCATCGGGTTCCAGGCCCGGCGGCATGACCAGCGGGTTGACCCGCCGCTGCTCGTCCCAGCGCTGCCACGTGCGCTGCACCAGCGCGGCGTCCGCGTCAGTGAGCGCCGCGCCATCGCCGTCGACGTGGGTGGCGAAGTAGAGGCTGGGCACGCCCAGGTCAGGTTGGAGGGCCACGTACTCGCGCCACGCCGCGATGTTCGGCATGGGCCAGTTGTCGGTGTCGATCAGGTGCGTGGGCAGGGCGGCGCGCGCCACCCGGGCGCGGTGGAGCATCTGCGCGCGCACGTCTGCGCCGGTGTTCACGTCGTTCAGGCGGATCATGTCGCTCACGTCGCCGAAGGCCGGGTGGGGGGTGTGGGTCATCACCAGGGCGTCGGGCTTGACGCGCTTGGCCTCCTGACGCAGCAGTCCGAGCAACTCGTGCAGCAGCGCAATACCCCACGCGTGGCCGTGCCGGCGCAGCCCCGGGCCCGACGGCGTGCGGGCGCTGAAATCCACCTTGAAGCCGTCGGCGCCGTAGTCCAGCAGCATGCGCCTGACGCTGCTGGCCAGGATCTCACGGTACGCTGGGCTGGTCGGATCGGCGGCCACCACTCCGCCCAGATCGTCGGTCACGCACGCTTCGGGGGGCAGGCCCTCGGGATCCCAGGCCTTCCACCACAGCAGCACCTTCTGGCCGCGGGCGTGTGCCCGGTCGATCCAGCCGCGCAGGTCGGGCCACTTCATCTCGTCCACCTCGCTGTGGCCGTAGGTGGCGCTCCACTTGTCATCCAGCACCAGGATGCCGGGGTGCAGATCATGCCCGTCCAGGGCGCTCAGGAAGGCGTCGTAGTTCGCCTGGGTGCAGTGATCCGGGGCGCGGCCGCCGCGTACGCCCGCGAGGTGGCACTGCGCCCCCCAGCCGCACTGGATCGGGCTCGACCACCACGCGGGCGCGGGGGCAGCCGGGGCAGCCGGCACCATGCTGCGTTCACGGTGCAGCTCGGCGTTCCGGGCGATGGCCGCGTAGGGATCGGCCGCGAATTCCAGGCGCAGGGTGGGCGTGCGGAAGGTACCGGACACGTGGGTCTGGCCCTCGTAGCTCAGGCGCAGGGCGAAGGCGCCCTCGTGGGCGTCGTAGTGGAAGCCCGTGAAGGTCAGGTCGCGTACCGGCGCGACGATGGACGCGGCGAGCCACGGAGCAGGACTGGACGGGATGGCCTCCGGCGCTGCGTCTTCCTCCACCGGCGCCCCACCCTGGTCGGCGCCGAGCGACCCGCCGGAGGCTGGGCCGTCGGGCTCGCGGCGAAAGGCGTAGAGCAGCGGCGCGGGCGTGAAGAACCAGTGGGCCTTCCCCGGCAGGCTGGTGCCCATCACGTCGACGCTGCTCGACTCACCCGCGCTATGTGTACGCCGCTCGCGCCCCCACGGTTCAGGGTTGAACACCTCGCTGAAGTGCGCGCCGCTCTCGAACAGGCCGCTGCCCCACCGCAGGTGGCCGGAGTGGTAGCCGGCGAACACCAGCACGTCTGTGAGCTCGCCCTCGCCCTGCACTTCGACGTGGGCGTCGATGCCGCGTGCGTCGCAGGTGAGTACCAGCGCTTTGTCCAGCCACACGCCGCCGCGCAGCGGGAAGCGGAGTTGGGCAGTCCCGCGGGCCTGGGTCACCTGCACGTCGTCCAGGCGGGCGGTTCGGTCGAGGCCGGCCGCTGTGTGGACGCTGCAACACAGGAAGAGGTCGGCATAGGGCTGGCCTGCTGCGCCACTCAGGCGGATGAAGGGACGGGACGCGTCCAGCGTGAGGCGGTAGTGCGGCGTATGAAGATCCAGGCCGTCTGGCCGCATCTGCAGGTGGAGGTCGGGCGCGGTGTCTGGGGCGGATCGGGTGTCAGGCATGGCTCCCCTGTGCGTTGGACGGTACTGTCATCGAGGTTTCTTGATAATTTTAAGCTATTGCGCTCAGCGGAGCAAACGGGGCGCAGACGTCTCCGCATGCCCACCGGAGCGCGCCCTATCATGCAGGTCCGGCGCGAGGGCGGCGGGAAGGAGCGTTCGTGACCAGAAGCCGCAGCGTGCGCAAGGGGCGCAGCCTGCCCGATACGCGGGCCGAGAACCTCAGCGTGGTGCTCGAGGCGCTGCGCAAGCTCCAGCCGGTGTCGCGCAGCGGGCTGGCCGCCGCCACCGACCTGACCGCCGCGACCATCACCCACATGGTCGATGAGCTGCACGCCTCCGACCTGCTGATCGAGTCGCCGTCGGACGCCCGGCAGGTGGGACGGCGCCCCACCCTGTTGCGCCTGAACAACGCCCGGGGGCAGATCGTGGGGCTGGAGATCTCGCGCTCGGAGGTGCGGGCCATCCGCACGAACTTCGGCGGCGAGGTGCTGGCGGTCGCGGCCCAGGCGTTCCGGCCGCAGCTGCCGCTGGACGACAACCTGCGCCGCCTGACCGACGTGGTGCGCTTCGTGATCGATCCCGAGCTGCCGCTGCTGGGGATCGGCGTGGGGGTGCCGGGCCCCGTGGATAGCACGCGCGGCCTGGTGCTGGAGCCGCCCAACTTTGGTGGCTGGCGCCACGTGCCGCTGGCCGAATTCCTCCAGAGCCACTTCGCGGCGCCGTGCTGGCTCGACGACGACGCCAAGGCCGCGGCGCTCGGGGAGCGGTGGTACGGCGCGGGCCAGCAGGTGGGCACACTGCTCTTTCTGTCCCTGCGCTCGGGCGTGGGAGCCGGCTTGATTGTGGGCGACCGGGTGTACCGTGGCGCCCACGAGCTGGCCGGCGAAATCGGGCACACCACCATCGACATCAATGGGCCGCTGTGTGAGTGCGGCAACCGCGGCTGCGTAGAGACGCTGGTCAGTGTGCCGGCCATCCTGGCAGACGCGCGCCGTGAGGGGCTGGCGGTGCACGATCTCCAAGGACTTCATCAGCTGGCCGAGGCGGGCGAGGTGGGCGCCCTGACGATCAAGGAGCGCGTCTCGGTATACCTCGCCGCCACGCTGGTCAACGCCGTGAACCACTACGACCCGGCCCTGATCGTGCTGGGCGGCAGTCTGGTGCGGGCGTGGCCGGAACTGACCGAGGACGTGGCCCACAAGGTCAAGGGCCGCTCCTTCGGCTTTCTGTCTAAGGATGTGCGCATCGTGCAGAGCCTGCTGGGCGAGAACGCGACGTCGCTCGGCGCGGCGGCGCTGGCTATCGGTGAACTGCTGCACGGGGGAGATCCTCGGCCTGCCAGCCTCAACCGCCAGCCGGCCCGGCTCGGCGCCGCGCTTGACACGTCCGCCATTACTTAATAATATAAAATAACCAAATACTCAGCCCAGCTGTTCGTCCGGAGGATCGCATGCATAAGAAGGCACTGCTGGTTACATCACTGCTGCTCGGGCTCTCTGGAGCCCAGGCCCAGAAAGTCACCCTCAATTTCACGGCCCACTGGTTGAGCGAGCAGCGCCGGCCGACCATCAACAAGATCATCGGGCTGTGGAACCAGCGCAATCCCAACGTGCAGGTGCAGTACACCGGGGTGCCGTTCGACCAGCTCATCACCAAGACGCTCGCCGGCGTAGCCGCTGGCAACGCGCCCGACGTGGTGGTCATCGACATTCGCACCAGCACGCAGCGCGCGGCCCGCAACCAGAACACCGACATGAGCCAGTTCGGTGCGGACAAGCTGGGCGGCTCATACTTCCCGCAGCTGTGGGCGACCGGGCGCTACAACGGCAAGCAGTACGCCCTGCCATTCGTCACTGACACCCGCGTGCTCTTTTACAACAAGGCTGCCTTCAAGGAAGCGGGCCTCGACCCGAACAAGCCGCCCAAGACCTGGGACGACCTGTGGGCCTACGCGGCCAAGCTCGACAAGAAAGACGGCGACCGCTGGACGCGCATGGGCTTCCACCCCAATTTCGGGGACTTTGGCTACCAGGGCTGGGTGAACAACGCGGGCGGCTACCTGTTTGACAAGAACAATGAGAACCCGACCATGACGAGTGCCGCGGCCGTCCAGACGCTGGCGTGGTTCAAGAAGTGGAATGACAAGTACGGCGCGAACAGTGTCGCCGCGTTCAAGGCCAGCTTTGGCGGCGGCACCCAGGACGAATTCATGTCGGGGAAGGTGCCGATGGTCGTGCGCAACGGCAACTACCTCTCGACCCTGACCCGCAGCGCCCCGGATCTCCAGTTCGGCATGGTCAGCGTGCCCACCATGGACGGCAAGACGAGCGACACCACCACGTGGGGCGGCGGCTTCAACATCGAGATTCCGCGCGGCAGCAAACATCCCAAGGAGGCCTTCGCCTTCGCCAAATTCCTGTCGACTGAGGGGGCCAAGATCTGGGCGGCCGAGCAGAACGACCTGCCCGCGTACAAGGCCGCCCAGACCGCCAACAAGAACCCCCAGTTCATCAAGCTGGTGAGCTTCCTGCCGATCACGTACCTGTCGCCCGCCCCGCTGTACGCCCCCAGCTACGACACCGCCGTGAACAAGGCGGTGGACGACGTGCTGCTGCGCGGACGCGACCCACAGGCGGCGCTGGAAGAAGCCCAGGCAGCGGTGGCGAAAATGGTGGACGAGAACAAGAAAGACGCCAAGTAAACCGAAGCGCGCTCCAACCCCGGACGGCGCCGTCCGGGGTTTGTCGTGGTGAAGCTTCAGGGCGTGTGGTCGTTCGCAGGGGGCAAGGCGGCGTGCCGCGTGAGACCTCCTCTCAGGCGCCCGGTTCCAGTTCGGTCAGCAGGACGCGCCGCGCCGCACTTCCGTCATCGGGCAGGAGCAGCGTGACGAGTTCGTGCGCGCCGAGGGTGACGTCCAACTCGCGGTTCAGGAAGGGCAGCGAGAGCTGCGCCGTGGCCGGGCGGCCGTGCGTCTCATGCAGGCGCACCACCACGCCGCTGTCGTCCTGGGCGCGCTTGATTACGCTCAGCATCACGTGCTCGGGCGTGACGGTGCCGTGGGCCTGGGCGGCCGGCAGGGGGCCCTCGTGGAAAGTCTCAGGCAGGGCCACCGGCCCTTCCGTCAGGGCCGCGCACAGCCGGGGCAGACCAGCGTCCCGCCACGTTCCAGCGTGCGGCGACAGCCAGTACGTGAAGGTCTGTTCGCCCTGATCCATGTAGCGGTAATCACCAGCCGCCGTGGGAACGTAGGGATCGTGGTGGGCGTAAATGGGCGAGCGCAGCACAGTGAGGTGCAGCGCCGATTCTGTAACGCTGTAGCTGGACTTGGCGTCATTCACGAGGCCCAGGCCGCGCACTTCACCGGTGGGCCGGTGGACGCCGCTGAGATCCACCCAGCGCCCGCCCGGGTACTCTTCGCCATTGCCCGGCCGGGAGACCTGCCCATATGGCGCCTCGTAGGTCACCTGCGGAAACTGGAGGTGGAGCGGGAAGCGCAGCTTAAGCATCCGCCGCGCCTCATGCCAGTCCACCCGCACACGCACCTCGACCGGCAGCGCGGGGTCGCTGTAGAGGAAGTAATCCTGCGTCAGTGTGCTGCGTCCGTAGGTGGACACACTCCTGATGGCGCCGCGCAGCGGGCCGCGCTCCAGCCAGCTCAGCCGGGCGTTCCCGAAGTGCCCGGCGACACGGTCGAAGCGCACCCGGCCGTGGCTCCACGTGTCGGTGTCGTCGTCCAGCACCACGCCGACAGCGGCGGGCGCGGAGAAGACCTCGCAGTCCGCGCGAAGATCCACCAGACGCGCGATGCCTCCGCTTTCGGTGTCGAATTCCATGAGCAGCGCGGCGTTCTCCAGAACGAGGTCGTCCGGCCCGGCGACGTCAGCGTTCGCGCCAGGCGCGGTCTCACCGCCCGGCCGCACGGTGAACACGCGGTGGCCGAAGGCGGGTAGCTCGGCCAGCCACGCCAGGCGTCGCCGCCACCCACTGACGGTCGCCCCTGAGCGGGTGAACTGGGCAGGGACTGCTGCCCCGCTCTCGTCGGACAGGGTGAAGCCGTCGCGCACTCCACCGACCTCGTGCTCGACGGGCACGCGCGCGGGCCACGGGTGCGGGTTCCATACCACGAAGCTGCGGGTGCCCTCTTCCGGCGGCACCGTCACCCGCCAGCTCAGGCGCTGCACGGCCGCGTTGGTGACGTGTTGTGCGATCGACAGTGCCTCGCCGTACTCGTGCTGGGCGTCGTCATACGCCCTCTCTACGCTGGTGCCCGCCAGGATGTCGTGGAACTGGTTGAACAGCACGCGCTGCCACGCCCGGTCGAGGTCGGCCTGCGGGTAGGGGAGGCCCACCAGGGTGGTGGCCAGGGTCGCCAACTTCTCTGCCCGCACCAGTGCGAGTTCGGCCTGACGGTTGAGACGCTTGACGCCCGAATGCGCCGAGTAGCAGCCGACCGCGTGGTGCACGAGTTCGCCGTGCCACACGCCGGCCCGCTCGGCATCGGCGGCCTCGAAGAAGGCGTCTGGGGTGCTCAGCACCAGGTTCGGCAGCTCTGGCTCCGCATCTAGGCGGTGGATGGACGCGAGGTTCTCGCGGGTGGGGCCGCCGCCATGGTTGCCGACGCCGTAAAAGCACATCAGGCGGTCGTCCGGTGACGTGAGGTCGTTCGCCACTTTGCGGATGTGCGGCTCCAGATCCTTGCCCCACGTGCAGTACTCGTAGGGGATGCGGAACGTCAGCACGCGCGAGCCGTCGAGCGCGGCCCACCAGAACAGCCGGCCCGGCAGCGCCTGCTCGTGCGGACCCGGGCGCATGAAGGTGTACCGCGTCAGGCCGCTGGCGAGCAGCAGTTGCGGCAGGGTCGCCGCGTGCCCGAATGAATCCGGGTTGTAGCCGACGGTGGCCGTGCGGCCGAAGCGGCTGTGGAAGAAGCGCTGGCCGTACAGTGCCTGCCGGGCGAAGCCCTCGCCGCCGGGCAGGTGGCAGTCGGGCTGCACCCACCACCCGCCGACCAGGGCCCAGCGCCCCTCCGCGACCCGCCCCCGAATCTCGGCGAACATCTCAGGCTCGTTCGCCTCGATCCACGCGAGGTGCGCCGCCGAGGAGCACGTGAAGATGAAGGCTGGGTCTTCGCTCAGGCGGTCGAGCGCCGAGCGGTACGTCGCCTTGATTTCCTGAAAGCCCTCCTCCCACGTCCACAGCCACACCGGGTCGATGTGCGCGTTGCCGATCATGTGCAGGGTGCCCGGGCGGGCGGGGGCAGGCCGGCGCCCCTCGACCTGCGGGGCGCTCACGCCTCCTCTCCCAGCAGGGCGTCGTCAATGGTCTCACACAGCACGTGGATCAGCAGAATGTGCATCTCCTGGATCTGGGCGGTGCGCGCGGCCGGCACGGCCAGCAGAACGTCCACTTCAGCGGGCCGCTCTGCCAGGCGGTCGCCGCTGAACAGCACGGTGTCCGCGCCGATCTCGCGCGCGGCGCTCAGCGCCCGGCGCACGTTGGGGCTGCTCCCGCTGGTACTGAGACCGACCAGCACGTCACCCGGACGGGCCAGCGCCCGCACTTGGCGCGCGAAGACCTCGGCAAACTCGTAGTCATTGCCGATGCAGGTCAGGGCGCTGCTGTCCGTCGTGAGTGCCAGCGCAGCGAGCGGCGCCCGCTCCCTCCGGAACCGGCCGGTGAGTTCAGCGGCGAAGTGCTGGGCATCGGCGGCGCTCCCCCCGTTGCCGCAGATCAGCATCTTGCCGCCGCTGCGCAGGGCCGCGACGCAGCGCTCTGCCGCACGGGCAAGGTCCGCTTCCAGGGGGGGCAGCAGTTCCAGCACGTCGCGGTGGCGGCGCAGGGCGCCGGCGAACTGCTGGCCGAGAAGATCGGCGGTGGGTCGGTGGGTCGTCACAGGTTTGTCTCCTGAAGGGGG is a genomic window containing:
- a CDS encoding alpha-mannosidase → MTQPKDDSTPAAPLTIHLVGHAHIDPVWLWDWREGVETVRATVRSALDRLTENPDMVFAHSSAAQYAWLERFPDLLAEVRAAVARGQWEPVGGWWVEPDANLPHGESFARQALYGQRTLERLVGRRATVGFLPDSFGHPATLPQLLALSGLTSFVFMRPSANELELPQNLFRWVGPDGTSLPCVRIEAYSSNPQHVQSSLERNLRWHPPGARHWLGLYGVGNHGGGPTKRAIANLRALHADPAWPALTMDSFEHFFDLVRQEEVQPGGVLPVYTGELQHHARGCYAAVSEIKWLNREAERRLIAAERMAVLAGQVGHAYPQAALTRAWERVLFNQFHDVLAGSSITRAYDAARAQLGEALAVADEAEFFAMQAIAARIDTRRGGADVDEVIRSVRWDGPTWVSDYGDGVPVVVFNPGARPWKELAEVEVNDWHTDDLTVTDDTGQEVAYQRLDPESVSGGRPRVAFLADIPAGGYRLYRISAEPSAPVVDAGLSVTEYASGTITLENALLRVEISARSGALSRVVDRARDLELLAGPGGAVQVVYDGSDTWGHGMTSLRGLVGVFGGAELRVVERGPLRATVRVTTRWGASRSVQDYTLEAHSAEVRGRLVLDWQEPHHAAQLSFPLALGGVKATFEVPYGHVERPADGQEEPVGRWLDVSGVVRNARGRAYPAGAALLSDSKASASVLGGDLRLTLARSPIYAHHDPARPDPERDHDHIDQGRLETRWVLCPHGGDWRAAGIPERAEHVGLPLPLTREYVHAGDLPPRHSLLRLDGLDGATVTAVKRAEDGDALIIRVHEWAGRGAEGMLYWGGAAVPVGVRAHQILSLRVEADGRVQAVNFLEEPLGGAP
- a CDS encoding alpha-glucosidase/alpha-galactosidase, translated to MRPVARVVISGAGGMVFPLTLAADFLALLAPLGAELVLHDPDVERAARTATAVRGLADHHGRALRLSVTAVRREALRGATHVLLTFQVGGLDAYRMDIGIPRRYGVDCPAGDTLGPGGIFRFLRSTSAFDALAADVRDVCPDALVLNYTNPMAMNVLYLHALGVRALGLCHSIPHTAALLEDVLDVPSGELTYRAAGINHQAWFLTLGYRGHDLHDRLRDTLRRRFLPEHGGHTPWTEGHATYVGGQERVRAELMETFGHFLSESSHHVSEYVPYFRRTPEAVRAVLPRRWDYLRSVEAGLGHEQATLDAAVAARHPRLEPSAEYGMRIVAATVGGAPQDVYVNVINAGLIANLPADACVEVPAVADTAGVTPQPVGRLPAACAGLNLTNVAVQLCAVEAAVQRDPTLIEAAVALDPLTASVLDLRDIRRMTRDLIGAQRPWLPAWADGTV
- a CDS encoding carbohydrate kinase; its protein translation is MVFGGVLMDFVPAGDAWQARPGGSAWNVALGLAALGEGVAFAGSLGSDPFAERLSALGEAAGLDMTSASRVDAPTALSVVHKGVDDQPSRYAFYAQGGADSAFAGVSTNAWVDAHAAYFGGVTLLREPAAPAFLDCAQEAAWRGLTVLYDPNFRPTYAEEGRRALWAYLPHTTHLKVSHEDILGLLPGQTVEDGVTALRRAHPRMHVLLTLGAAGARLFTPQGEWHHPGYAVTVADTVGAGDACAAGWLAGTLAGPDVAPAQALQFALACGALACTRPGAHAPTMDEVEQFLHAQS
- a CDS encoding ROK family protein, encoding MTRSRSVRKGRSLPDTRAENLSVVLEALRKLQPVSRSGLAAATDLTAATITHMVDELHASDLLIESPSDARQVGRRPTLLRLNNARGQIVGLEISRSEVRAIRTNFGGEVLAVAAQAFRPQLPLDDNLRRLTDVVRFVIDPELPLLGIGVGVPGPVDSTRGLVLEPPNFGGWRHVPLAEFLQSHFAAPCWLDDDAKAAALGERWYGAGQQVGTLLFLSLRSGVGAGLIVGDRVYRGAHELAGEIGHTTIDINGPLCECGNRGCVETLVSVPAILADARREGLAVHDLQGLHQLAEAGEVGALTIKERVSVYLAATLVNAVNHYDPALIVLGGSLVRAWPELTEDVAHKVKGRSFGFLSKDVRIVQSLLGENATSLGAAALAIGELLHGGDPRPASLNRQPARLGAALDTSAIT
- a CDS encoding ABC transporter substrate-binding protein produces the protein MHKKALLVTSLLLGLSGAQAQKVTLNFTAHWLSEQRRPTINKIIGLWNQRNPNVQVQYTGVPFDQLITKTLAGVAAGNAPDVVVIDIRTSTQRAARNQNTDMSQFGADKLGGSYFPQLWATGRYNGKQYALPFVTDTRVLFYNKAAFKEAGLDPNKPPKTWDDLWAYAAKLDKKDGDRWTRMGFHPNFGDFGYQGWVNNAGGYLFDKNNENPTMTSAAAVQTLAWFKKWNDKYGANSVAAFKASFGGGTQDEFMSGKVPMVVRNGNYLSTLTRSAPDLQFGMVSVPTMDGKTSDTTTWGGGFNIEIPRGSKHPKEAFAFAKFLSTEGAKIWAAEQNDLPAYKAAQTANKNPQFIKLVSFLPITYLSPAPLYAPSYDTAVNKAVDDVLLRGRDPQAALEEAQAAVAKMVDENKKDAK